In Desulfocurvus vexinensis DSM 17965, a single window of DNA contains:
- a CDS encoding flavin reductase family protein has product MKTSLGAKTLALPTPVWCVGAYDADGRPNVMTIAWGGICCSKPPMLAVALREATYTHGCILARGAFTVSVPAARHAAEADFLGLASGRDMDKFTAAGLTPVRAEFVDAPYVAEFPMVIECRLAQTVELGLHTQFIGEIVDVKVDAALLDEAGHPSLPGVDPLVFAPGSRGYYRVGESAGAAFSCGRPLLKK; this is encoded by the coding sequence ATGAAGACCTCCCTCGGCGCCAAGACCCTGGCCCTGCCCACCCCGGTCTGGTGCGTGGGCGCCTACGACGCGGACGGGCGCCCCAACGTCATGACCATCGCCTGGGGCGGCATCTGCTGCTCCAAGCCGCCCATGCTGGCCGTGGCCCTGCGCGAGGCCACCTACACCCACGGCTGCATCCTGGCCCGGGGGGCCTTCACCGTGTCGGTGCCCGCCGCGCGCCACGCGGCCGAGGCCGACTTCCTCGGGCTGGCCTCGGGGCGCGACATGGACAAGTTCACCGCCGCCGGGCTGACCCCGGTGCGCGCCGAATTCGTGGACGCGCCCTATGTGGCCGAATTCCCCATGGTCATCGAATGCCGCCTGGCCCAGACCGTGGAACTGGGCCTGCACACCCAGTTCATCGGCGAGATCGTGGACGTGAAGGTGGACGCGGCGCTGCTGGACGAGGCGGGGCACCCCTCCCTGCCGGGGGTGGACCCGCTGGTCTTCGCCCCGGGCTCGCGCGGCTACTACCGCGTGGGCGAGTCCGCCGGGGCCGCATTCTCCTGCGGGCGCCCGCTGCTCAAGAAATAG
- a CDS encoding TRAP transporter substrate-binding protein, producing the protein MHPSLRTLAALALAGALLAALAAPAAARTVRLGIVTTPGSAQHVCATAFQELVAERSGGTTAVKVFHSGSLGSETDILRQVQMGAVDMAIVTLGPLDTFVPEAAVVGFPFLFSSPEQADAVLDGPLGAEVLAAMERAGFKGLAFSENGFRNLTNAVRPVHTVDDVRGLKIRVMESALDRELWQALGANPTPMAWPVYTELQQGTIDGQENPLSVIWLYRLHEVQPHLSLTGHVYSAHVGLAGLPWWNALAPAEQALLADALRDAARAQRAWNRAGEADFLARLREAGMTVDEHPDLESFKARTRGLRELPAYADPRVRALLDRFLDATRPTQGDTQ; encoded by the coding sequence GGGGCCCTGCTGGCGGCCCTGGCCGCCCCCGCCGCCGCGCGCACCGTGCGCCTGGGCATCGTCACCACCCCGGGCAGCGCGCAGCACGTCTGCGCCACGGCCTTCCAGGAGCTGGTGGCCGAACGCTCGGGCGGGACCACTGCGGTGAAGGTCTTCCACAGCGGCTCCCTGGGCAGCGAGACCGACATCCTGCGCCAGGTGCAGATGGGCGCGGTGGACATGGCCATCGTGACCCTCGGCCCGCTGGACACCTTCGTGCCCGAGGCCGCCGTGGTCGGCTTCCCCTTCCTGTTTTCCAGCCCCGAGCAGGCCGACGCCGTGCTCGACGGGCCCCTGGGCGCCGAGGTGCTCGCGGCCATGGAGCGCGCCGGGTTCAAGGGCCTGGCCTTCTCGGAAAACGGCTTCCGCAACCTGACCAACGCCGTGCGCCCGGTGCACACGGTGGACGACGTGCGCGGGCTGAAGATCCGGGTCATGGAATCGGCCCTGGACCGCGAGCTGTGGCAGGCCCTGGGCGCCAACCCCACGCCCATGGCCTGGCCCGTCTACACCGAGCTGCAACAGGGCACCATCGACGGCCAGGAAAACCCGCTGTCGGTGATCTGGCTCTACCGGCTGCACGAGGTGCAGCCCCACCTCTCCCTCACCGGGCATGTCTACTCGGCCCACGTCGGGCTGGCGGGGCTGCCGTGGTGGAACGCCCTGGCCCCCGCCGAGCAGGCCCTGCTGGCCGACGCCCTGCGCGACGCCGCCCGCGCCCAGCGCGCCTGGAACCGCGCGGGCGAGGCCGATTTCCTGGCCCGCCTGCGCGAGGCGGGCATGACCGTGGACGAACACCCCGACCTGGAATCCTTCAAGGCCCGCACCCGCGGCCTGCGCGAGCTGCCCGCCTACGCCGACCCGCGCGTGCGCGCGCTGCTGGACCGCTTCCTGGACGCCACACGACCGACCCAAGGAGACACGCAATGA